A region from the Triticum urartu cultivar G1812 chromosome 1, Tu2.1, whole genome shotgun sequence genome encodes:
- the LOC125508240 gene encoding receptor-like protein EIX2: MAGGHAQASTTPLLCLPLCLLVLLSSAQRATGMYLDAGGTHETFSGGTVPESFSVRSRNSSNSSGAGAAFCRLLSLQILDLSNNQLTGELPDCWWNLQALQFMDLSNNSFSGQIPAAKASHNCSLESLHLAGNGFTGTFPRVLKGCDSLATLDIGSNNFFGAIPPWIGTQVPSLRILSLRSNNFTGVIPVELSRLSKLQLLDLANNRLTGKIPVAFGNLTSMRNPEIVSSTASSLDGSTYQDRIDIIWKGQELIFQRTIRLLTGIDLSGNLLSQCIPDELTNLYGLRFLNLSRNHLSCGIPGDVGSLKNLEFLDLSCNELSGHIPQSISFLSTLSIFNISNNHLSGRIPGGSQMQTLTEPSFYRNNSGLCGFPLADCPTTSPASDEKTGEGEDQWLYYCVTAGVVFGFWLWFGLLFSVETWRCALLFSVDGMQSKIMQKVSHIDQFISKSSNDQYTM; encoded by the coding sequence ATGGCAGGAGGACACGCCCAAGCTTCAACAACACCTCTGCTGTGCCTCCCCCTCTGCCTCCTAGTACTGCTATCCTCTGCCCAACGGGCGACGGGCATGTACCTCGACGCCGGCGGAACCCACGAGACCTTCTCCGGCGGCACCGTGCCCGAGAGCTTCAGCGTGCGGAGCCGCAACTCCTCCAACAGCTCCGGCGCCGGCGCGGCCTTCTGCAGGCTCCTCTCCCTCCAGATCCTCGACCTGTCCAACAACCAGCTCACGGGCGAGCTCCCCGACTGCTGGTGGAACCTGCAGGCGCTGCAGTTCATGGACCTCTCCAACAACTCCTTCTCGGGCCAAATCCCCGCTGCCAAGGCAAGTCACAACTGCTCCCTCGAGTCGCTCCATCTCGCCGGCAATGGCTTCACCGGCACCTTCCCGCGGGTCTTGAAAGGTTGCGACTCGCTGGCCACCCTCGACATCGGGAGTAATAACTTCTTCGGTGCCATCCCTCCATGGATCGGGACCCAGGTTCCGTCGTTGAGAATCCTTAGCCTTAGATCAAACAATTTCACAGGGGTAATCCCTGTGGAGTTGTCGCGGCTCTCTAAACTCCAGCTGCTCGACCTCGCCAACAACAGACTCACAGGAAAAATTCCGGTAGCATTCGGCAACTTGACCTCCATGAGGAACCCAGAAATTGTGTCGAGTACGGCATCATCGCTGGATGGGTCGACTTATCAGGATAGAATCGATATAATCTGGAAGGGCCAGGAGCTCATCTTCCAAAGAACGATCCGGTTATTGACCGGCATCGATCTGTCAGGCAACCTCTTGTCTCAGTGCATCCCTGACGAGCTAACCAACCTTTACGGCCTCCGATTTCTGAACCTGTCAAGAAATCATCTGTCATGCGGCATCCCTGGAGATGTCGGTAGTTTGAAGAATCTCGAGTTTCTTGATCTATCATGTAATGAGCTTTCAGGACACATTCCACAGAGCATCTCGTTCTTGTCGACGCTCAGCATATTCAACATCTCCAACAATCATTTGTCAGGCAGGATACCTGGTGGGAGCCAGATGCAGACGTTGACTGAACCTTCGTTTTACCGGAACAATTCCGGCCTTTGCGGATTTCCTCTAGCCGATTGTCCAACTACTTCGCCTGCTTCGGATGAGAAAACTGGTGAAGGGGAGGACCAGTGGCTGTACTACTGTGTGACTGCTGGGGTTGTTTTTGGATTTTGGCTATGGTTTGGACTGCTCTTTTCAGTTGAGACCTGGAGATGTGCTCTTCTCTTCTCTGTCGATGGCATGCAATCCAAGATTATGCAGAAGGTGTCACATATTGACCAGTTTATTTCAAAAAGTAGTAATGATCAATATACTATGTAG